One region of Oryza sativa Japonica Group chromosome 10, ASM3414082v1 genomic DNA includes:
- the LOC4349203 gene encoding probable glutathione S-transferase GSTU6, with protein sequence MAGKDDDVKVLGVVVSPFAIRVRIALNIKGVSYEYVEEDIFNKSELLLTSNPVHKKVPVLIHGGKPISESLVIVQYVDEVWAAAPSVLPADPYDRAVARFWAAYVDNNMFPGMAGVLFAATEEERAAKAEETLAALAQLEKAFAECAGGKAFFGGDSIGYVDLALGSNLHWFEALRRLFGVALLDAGKTPLLAAWAKRFVEAEAAKGVVPDAGVAVELGKKLQARAAAASTAA encoded by the exons atgGCGGGGAAAGACGACGACGTGAAGGTGCTCGGCGTGGTGGTGAGCCCGTTCGCGATCCGCGTGCGCATCGCGCTCAACATCAAGGGCGTGAGCTACGAGTACGTCGAGGAGGACATCTTCAACAAGAGCGAGCTCCTCCTCACCTCCAACCCGGTGCACAAGAAGGTCCCCGTGCTCATCCACGGCGGCAAGCCCATCTCCGAGTCGCTCGTCATCGTGCAGTACGTCGACGAGGTCTGGGCCGCGGCGCCATCCGTCCTCCCCGCCGACCCCTAcgaccgcgccgtcgcccgcttcTGGGCCGCCTACGTCGACAACAAC ATGTTCCCTGGAATGGCTGGCGTTCTTttcgcggcgacggaggaggagagggcggcgaaGGCCGAGGAGACGCTGGCGGCGTTGGCGCAGCTGGAGAAGGCGTTCGCGGAGTGCGCGGGCGGGAAGGCGTTCTTCGGCGGCGACTCCATCGGGTACGTCGACCTCGCGCTCGGGAGCAACCTGCACTGGTTCGAGGCGCTCCGCAGGTTGTTCGGCGTGGCGCTGCTGGACGCCGGCAAGACCCCGCTCCTGGCGGCGTGGGCGAAGCGGTTCGTGGAGGCCGAGGCGGCCAAGGGGGTGGTGCCGGACGCTGGTgtggcggtggagctcggcAAGAAGCTGCAGGCTCGTGCAGCAGCGGCTTCCACCGCTGCCTGA
- the LOC4349202 gene encoding probable glutathione S-transferase GSTU6, producing the protein MAGKDDDVKVLGLVMSPFAIRVCIALKLKGVSYEYIEEDLANKSELLLSSNPVHKKIPVLIHGGKPVSESLVIVQYVDEAWAPSPTSPSILPADPYDRAVARFWAAYVDDKMVPGMVGVLRAATEEERAAKADETLAAMAQLEKAFAEVAAKNGKPFFGGDTVGYVDLALGCNLHFLEAIRRLHGVALVDAGKTPLLAAWAERFVEVEAAKGVVPDADDAVEFARKVQARVAAAAASTAAK; encoded by the exons ATGGCGGGCAAGGACGACGACGTGAAGGTGCTCGGCCTGGTGATGAGCCCCTTCGCGATCCGCGTATGCATCGCGCTCAAGTTGAAGGGCGTGAGCTACGAGTACATCGAGGAGGACCTCGCCAACAAGAGCGAGCTCCTCCTCAGCTCCAACCCGGTGCACAAGAAGATCCCCGTCCTCATCCATGGCGGCAAGCCCGTCTCCGAGTCGCTCGTCATCGTGCAGTACGTCGACGAGGCCTGGGCGCCCTCCCCCACGTCGCCCTCCATCCTCCCCGCCGACCCCTAcgaccgcgccgtcgcccgcttcTGGGCCGCCTACGTCGACGACAAG ATGGTCCCTGGTATGGTTGGCGTTTtgagggcggcgacggaggaggagagggcggcgaaGGCCGACGAGACGCtggcggcgatggcgcagcTGGAGAAGGCGTTCGCCGAGGTGGCCGCGAAGAACGGGAAGCCCTTCTTCGGCGGCGACACCGTCGGGTACGTCGACCTCGCGCTCGGTTGCAACCTGCACTTTCTCGAAGCGATCCGCAGGTTGCACGGCGTGGCGTTGGTCGACGCCGGCAAGACCCCGCTCCTGGCGGCGTGGGCGGAGCGGTTCGTGGAGGTCGAGGCGGCCAAGGGGGTGGTGCCGGACGCGGACGACGCCGTGGAGTTCGCCAGGAAAGTCCAGGCTCGTgtagcagctgctgctgcttccaccGCTGCCAAGTGA
- the LOC4349201 gene encoding probable glutathione S-transferase GSTU6, whose product MAGRNNHELKLLGTWPSPFVVRVRLALGLKGLSYEYVEQDIRDKSELLVVSNPVHKKVPVLIHGGKPVCESQIIVQYIDEAFPGAGASLLPSDPHERAVARFWATYIDDELLIMDMCALQFATKFRAMGEAKEEEEKDEAAAQVFAALETLEEAMKGKVFFGGDSAGYVDVALGGFLGWIKAAEALAGVAFLDGARTPLLAAWAARFSALEAAKEAIPSVERLREFHGAMHAAAATVAGN is encoded by the exons ATGGCAGGGCGAAACAACCACGAGCTCAAGCTGCTGGGCACATGGCCGAGCCCGTTCGTCGTCAGGGTGAGGCTCGCGCTCGGCCTCAAGGGCCTGAGCTACGAGTACGTCGAGCAGGACATCAGGGACAAGAGCGAGCTCCTCGTCGTCTCCAACCCGGTGCACAAGAAGGTGCCCGTGCTCATCCACGGCGGCAAGCCCGTCTGCGAGTCGCAGATCATCGTGCAGTACATCGACGAGGCgttccccggcgccggcgcctccctcctcccctccgatCCCCACGAACGCGCTGTCGCCCGCTTCTGGGCCACCTACATCGATGACGAG CTCCTAATCATGGACATGTGTGCGTTACAGTTTGCTACGAAGTTCCGAGCAATGGGAGaagcgaaggaggaggaggagaaggacgaggcggcggcgcaggtgtTCGCCGCGCTGGAGACCTTGGAGGAAGCCATGAAGGGGAAGGTCTTCttcggcggcgacagcgcgggGTACGTGGACGTGGCGCTCGGTGGGTTCCTGGGGTGGATcaaggcggcggaggcgttggCCGGCGTCGCGTTCCTCGACGGGGCCCGGACGCCGCTCCTGGCCGCTTGGGCGGCGCGGTTCTCCGCGCTGGAGGCCGCCAAGGAGGCGATACCCAGCGTCGAGCGGCTGCGCGAGTTTCACGGGGCgatgcacgccgccgccgccacggtcGCCGGAAATTGA
- the LOC4349200 gene encoding probable glutathione S-transferase GSTU6 gives MAGGGDELKLLGTWFSPFVSRVKFVFHLKGLSYENIEEDLKNKSELLLKSNPAIKKVPVLFHNGKPLCESMIIVEYIDETFAGVGPSVVPTDAYERAVARFWVSYIDNKLVAPWFQVFRSKSMEEKAEGLKQIFVAVMVLEEAFKECSKGRPFFGGDNAGIVDIALGSQLGWVRASQALSGIKLFDPAKTPLLAAWAERFLALDAAKASMPEFGRLIEYAKMRQAESDAANAAAN, from the exons atggccggaggaggagatgagCTGAAGCTTTTGGGCACATGGTTCAGCCCGTTCGTTTCCAGAGTGAAGTTCGTGTTCCACCTCAAGGGCCTGAGCTACGAGAACATCGAGGAGGACCTCAAGAACAAGAGCGAGCTCCTCCTCAAGAGCAACCCGGCGATCAAGAAGGTACCCGTGCTCTTCCACAACGGCAAGCCACTCTGCGAGTCCATGATCATCGTCGAGTACATCGACGAGACCTTCGCCGGCGTCGGCCCGTCCGTCGTCCCCACCGATGCCTATGAACGCGCCGTCGCTCGCTTCTGGGTCTCCTACATCGACAACAAG CTAGTGGCGCCATGGTTCCAGGTGTTCAGGAGCAAGTCGATGGAGGAGAAGGCGGAGGGGCTGAAGCAGATCTTCGTGGCGGTGATGGTGCTGGAGGAGGCGTTCAAGGAGTGCTCCAAGGGGAGGCCATTCTTCGGCGGCGACAACGCCGGGATCGTGGACATCGCGCTCGGCAGCCAGCTCGGGTGGGTGCGCGCATCCCAGGCGCTGTCCGGCATCAAGCTGTTCGATCCCGCCAAGACGCCGCTTCTGGCGGCCTGGGCGGAGCGCTTCCTCGCGCTGGACGCGGCGAAGGCGTCCATGCCGGAGTTCGGCAGGCTGATCGAGTATGCCAAGATGAGGCAGGCCGAGTCTGACGCCGCGAACGCAGCAGCCAACTGA
- the LOC4349198 gene encoding probable glutathione S-transferase GSTU6 produces MAGGGDELKLLATWFSPFASRVKFVFHLKGLSYENIEEDLKNKSELLLKSNPVIKKVPVLLHNGKPLCESMVIVEYLDETFAAVGPSVVPADPYERAVARFWVSYIDNKLVAPWFQVFRGKTKEEKAEGLKQMFEATAVMEVAFRECSKGRPFFGGDAVGIVDVALGSQLGWLRASETLSGIKLFDPAKTPLLLAWAERFLALDAAKASMPESGRLLAYAKMRQAETDAANASK; encoded by the exons atggccggaggaggagatgagCTGAAGCTTCTTGCGACATGGTTCAGCCCGTTCGCTTCCAGAGTGAAGTTCGTGTTCCATCTCAAGGGCCTGAGCTACGAGAACATCGAGGAGGACCTCAAGAACAAGAGCGAGCTCCTCCTCAAGAGCAACCCCGTGATCAAGAAGGTCCCCGTGCTCCTCCACAACGGCAAGCCGCTGTGCGAGTCCATGGTCATCGTCGAGTACCTCGATGAGaccttcgccgccgtcggcccgTCCGTCGTCCCCGCCGACCCCTACGAACGCGCCGTCGCTCGCTTCTGGGTCTCCTACATCGACAACAAG CTGGTGGCGCCATGGTTCCAGGTGTTCAGGGGAAAGAcgaaggaggagaaggcggaggGGCTGAAGCAGATGTTCGAGGCAACGGCGGTCATGGAGGTGGCATTCAGGGAGTGCTCCAAGGGGAGGCCCTTcttcggcggcgacgccgtcggGATCGTCGACGTCGCGCTCGGCAGCCAGCTTGGGTGGCTGCGCGCGTCGGAGACGCTGTCCGGGATCAAGCTGTTCGACCCGGCCAAGACGCCGCTCCTGCTGGCGTGGGCGGAGCGCTTCCTCGCGCTGGACGCGGCGAAGGCGTCCATGCCGGAGTCCGGTAGGCTGCTCGCGTATGCCAAGATGAGGCAGGCCGAGACCGATGCCGCCAATGCAAGCAAGTGA